DNA sequence from the Bacillus pumilus genome:
GAGTTAAAATCCATTGGTCAGCAACTGATTTTTCTCCTGTTAAATCAAGCTCATCATACGTTAAGCCATCCATGTTCATTAAAGCAAAACGTGATGCGTTCCAAATTTTGTTCGCAAAGTTCCAAGTGGATTCAACCTTTTCAAAGCTAAAGCGAAGATCCTGACCTGGTGAGCTTCCAGTTGCTAAGAAATATCTTAATGAATCTGCACCGTACTTGTCGATGACCTCCATTGGATCAATTCCGTTACCTAGCGACTTACTCATTTTACGTCCTTGCTCGTCACGGATCAGCCCATGAATCAGAACGTCTTTAAACGGTTTTTCTCCTGTGAATTCAAGACCTTGGAAGATCATGCGAGAGACCCAGAAGAAAATGATGTCATAGCCTGTAACAAGCAGGTTTGTTGGATAGTAGCGCTTGAAGTCTTCACTATCTGCATCCGGCCAGCCCATTGTCGAGAAAGGCCAAAGCGCTGAACTAAACCATGTATCAAGCACATCGTTATCCTGTTCCCAGTTTTCTATATCTTCTGGTGCTTCCAGTCCAACGTATACTTCTTTCGTTTCTTTATGATACCAAGCTGGAATGCGGTGTCCCCACCATAGCTGACGAGAAATACACCAGTCACGGATATTTTCCATCCAGTGTAAATACGTCTTTTCAAAGCGGTCTGGAACAAATTGAACTTGGTCGTCCCCATTTTGAAGGTTAATGGCTTCGTCTGCCAACGGCTGCATTTTTACAAACCATTGAGTAGATAAATAAGGTTCAACGACAGCTCCGCTTCGCTCACTATGACCAACTGAATGCATATGGTCCTCAATTTTGAACAAAATACCCTCTTCTTGCAAGTCTTTTACAAGCTGTTTACGGCATTCAAAGCGGTCCATTCCTTTGTATTGCAGTGCATTTGCATTCATTGTGCCATCTTCATTCATGACAAGAATACGCTCTAGGTCATGGCGGTTTCCAAGCTCAAAGTCATTCGGGTCATGAGCAGGTGTAATTTTCACAGCTCCTGAGCCAAACTCTATATCGACATAGTCATCAGCAACGATTGGAATCTCGCGTCCTGTAATTGGCAAGACCACTGTTTTTCCAATTAAATGCTGATAACGTTCGTCATCAGGATGCACGGCAACGGCTGTATCTCCGAGCATTGTTTCAGGTCTTGTCGTCGCAATTTCAATTGAACCCGTGCCATCTGAAAGTGGGTATCTTAAGTGATAAAACGCGCCTTGAACATCTTTATAAATGACTTCAATATCAGAAAGTGCCGTTTTCGTCGCTGGATCCCAGTTAATGATGTACTCTCCGCGATAGATCAGCCCTTTTTCATACAATTGAACAAACACTTGGCGTACCGCTTTATTCAGACCTTCATCTAATGTAAAACGTTCACGTGAGTAATCAAGACCAAGCCCCATTTTCGCCCACTGACTGCGAATAAAGTCCGCATATTCTTCTTTCCATTTCCACGTTCCTTCCACAAATTTCTCCCGGCCAAGGTCATAACGGCTTACGCCTTCTTCGCGAAGCTTTGCCTCAACCTTTGCTTGGGTCGCAATACCGGCATGATCCATTCCTGGAAGCCATAGAACGTCATAGCCCTGCATCCGCTTCATACGTGTCACGATGTCTTGAAGTGTAGAATCCCACGCATGCCCAAGGTGCAGTTTTCCTGTCACGTTTGGTGGAGGAATGACGACTGTATATGGATCTTTCGTTTTGTCATTTTGTGCTTCAAAGAATTTTCC
Encoded proteins:
- a CDS encoding valine--tRNA ligase — encoded protein: METNNQEMPTKYDPNAIEKDRYTYWLEGKFFEAQNDKTKDPYTVVIPPPNVTGKLHLGHAWDSTLQDIVTRMKRMQGYDVLWLPGMDHAGIATQAKVEAKLREEGVSRYDLGREKFVEGTWKWKEEYADFIRSQWAKMGLGLDYSRERFTLDEGLNKAVRQVFVQLYEKGLIYRGEYIINWDPATKTALSDIEVIYKDVQGAFYHLRYPLSDGTGSIEIATTRPETMLGDTAVAVHPDDERYQHLIGKTVVLPITGREIPIVADDYVDIEFGSGAVKITPAHDPNDFELGNRHDLERILVMNEDGTMNANALQYKGMDRFECRKQLVKDLQEEGILFKIEDHMHSVGHSERSGAVVEPYLSTQWFVKMQPLADEAINLQNGDDQVQFVPDRFEKTYLHWMENIRDWCISRQLWWGHRIPAWYHKETKEVYVGLEAPEDIENWEQDNDVLDTWFSSALWPFSTMGWPDADSEDFKRYYPTNLLVTGYDIIFFWVSRMIFQGLEFTGEKPFKDVLIHGLIRDEQGRKMSKSLGNGIDPMEVIDKYGADSLRYFLATGSSPGQDLRFSFEKVESTWNFANKIWNASRFALMNMDGLTYDELDLTGEKSVADQWILTRLNETIESVTQLADKYEFGEVGRHLYNFIWDDFCDWYIEMAKLPLYGEDEAAKKTTRSILAYVLDQTMRLLHPFMPFLTEEIWQHLPHEGESITVAAWPEVKPELSNEQASADMKLLVELIRSVRNIRSEVNTPMSKQVELYIKASTSDVQERLEKNRLYIERFTNPSVLEIGTDVPASDKAMTAVISGAELILPLEGLINLDEEIARLQKELDKLTKEVERVQKKLGNEGFMKKAPESVVEEERAKERDYVAKREAVQKRIEELKA